In a genomic window of Scyliorhinus torazame isolate Kashiwa2021f chromosome 5, sScyTor2.1, whole genome shotgun sequence:
- the LOC140422434 gene encoding uncharacterized protein — protein MEKPWKCEDCGKGFKGPYRLERHQSSHTGERPFTCSQCEKGFTDIGSLRRHERVHTGERPFTCSQCDKGFTDIGSLRRHERVHTGERPFTCSQCKKGFTDIGNLRRHERVHTGERPFICTQCEKGFADIGNLRRHERVHTGERPFTCCQCEKGFTDNGSLRRHERVHTGEKPFTCSHCEMGFTDIGNLRKHERVHTGERPFICSQCKKGFIDIGSLRIHERVHTGERPFTCSQCEKGFTDISTLRRHERVHTGERPFICSDCGKGFTRLSSLQRHQSVHTGRSRSSALCVIRDLLNYPACRNTMSLTPRAGPLNALTAGWVSKALSY, from the coding sequence atggagaaaccatggaaatgtgaggattgtgggaagggattcaaaggcccgtacaggctggaaaggcatcaaagcagtcacactggagagaggcctttcacctgctctcagtgtgaaaagggattcactgacattggcagcctgcggaggcacgaacgagttcacactggagagaggcctttcacctgctctcagtgtgataagggattcactgacattggcagcctgcggaggcacgaacgagttcacactggagagaggcctttcacctgctctcagtgtaaaaagggattcactgacattggcaacctgcggagacacgaacgagttcacaccggagagaggccattcatctgcactcagtgtgaaaagggattcgctgacattggcaacctgcggagacacgaacgagttcacactggagagaggcctttcacctgctgtcagtgtgaaaagggattcactgacaatggcagcctgcggagacacgaacgagttcacactggagagaaaccattcacctgctctcattgtgaaatgggattcactgacattggcaacttgcggaaacacgaacgagttcatactggggagagaccgttcatctgctctcagtgtaaaaagggattcattgacattggcagcctgcggatacatgaacgagttcacactggagagaggcctttcacctgctctcagtgtgaaaagggattcactgacattagcaccctgcggagacatgaacgagttcacactggagagagaccattcatctgctctgactgtgggaagggattcactcggttatccagcctgcagagacaccagagtgttcacaccgggagaagccgttcatctgctctgtgtgtgataagggatttgctcaattatccagcctgcagaaacacaatgtcactcacaccaagagcaggccctttaaatgctctgactgcaggatgggtttcaaaagctctcagctactga